In the Haloferula helveola genome, one interval contains:
- a CDS encoding SIMPL domain-containing protein, translating to MYRPFLLLLTAVAQLAASPIPDFPFTAVRGSATEEVAPDEATIRFTVLCHDASSEVAVATVNKVLTKLVDGIVELGVGKDDLVAADLSKEAVREKGEDYKRLKIIGYDASREVKVTVSEIARYTAVVRLIMATDHVTRVSSDFDTTKRDELEATLMAKACADAKRKAELLCEGVGTELGDVFAVSDQNLTTLSDQFGFGYYGSVSAGSALLPPIGSGDEVPVFVPTTIEVRASVHVLYRLGSAAGPGQGGGKPAANSETPTR from the coding sequence ATGTATCGACCATTCCTTCTCCTACTCACTGCGGTCGCCCAGCTTGCCGCCAGCCCGATCCCCGACTTTCCGTTCACGGCGGTCCGTGGCTCGGCCACCGAAGAGGTCGCACCCGACGAGGCCACGATTCGCTTCACCGTGCTCTGCCATGACGCGAGTTCGGAAGTGGCCGTCGCGACCGTGAACAAGGTTCTGACGAAGCTCGTGGACGGCATCGTCGAACTCGGTGTCGGCAAGGACGACCTCGTGGCGGCGGACCTCTCGAAGGAGGCCGTCCGCGAAAAGGGAGAAGACTACAAGCGGCTCAAGATTATCGGCTACGATGCTTCCCGGGAGGTGAAGGTCACCGTCTCCGAAATCGCCCGCTATACCGCGGTGGTCCGGTTGATCATGGCGACCGACCATGTCACGAGAGTCTCGAGCGACTTCGATACCACCAAGCGGGACGAACTTGAAGCGACCTTGATGGCGAAGGCCTGCGCGGATGCAAAGCGGAAGGCGGAGTTGTTGTGCGAGGGTGTCGGCACGGAGCTCGGGGATGTGTTTGCCGTCTCCGACCAGAATCTGACGACCCTGTCCGATCAGTTCGGCTTCGGATACTACGGTTCGGTCAGCGCCGGGTCGGCCCTCCTTCCGCCGATCGGCTCCGGCGACGAAGTCCCGGTGTTCGTGCCGACCACGATCGAAGTTCGGGCCTCGGTCCACGTGCTCTACCGTCTGGGTTCCGCAGCAGGTCCCGGGCAGGGTGGCGGGAAACCCGCAGCGAATTCCGAGACACCGACCCGCTAG
- a CDS encoding SHOCT domain-containing protein, which translates to MNIASEIEKLTSLRDRGDLSPAEFEQAKALVLSGKDPDAQLPPHPIREESEKIRKKAKTQLLGGILASTAAVLSGCSVLLNPSTLKLVIMTLWVIASVFWWISYFKLRTQRGKLGRS; encoded by the coding sequence ATGAACATTGCTTCAGAGATCGAAAAGCTGACCTCGCTCAGAGATCGCGGTGATCTGTCCCCTGCGGAGTTCGAGCAGGCAAAGGCGCTGGTGCTGTCCGGGAAAGATCCCGACGCCCAACTTCCTCCCCATCCAATTCGGGAAGAGTCGGAGAAGATCCGCAAGAAGGCGAAGACCCAGCTGCTCGGTGGAATTCTCGCATCCACGGCCGCAGTGCTGAGCGGATGTTCCGTGCTCCTCAACCCCTCCACTCTCAAACTCGTCATCATGACCCTCTGGGTCATCGCCTCGGTCTTCTGGTGGATTTCCTACTTCAAGCTGAGAACCCAACGCGGAAAACTTGGGCGCTCATGA
- a CDS encoding FRG domain-containing protein — translation MNEVVADTWTKFNTAVFKNSLDKSLDRYRSPYVFRGLSDSSFQLLTSLQRLRHSRETLETVEQALLRNFEKYSKRDDLGSEWRRITIGQHFGLPTRLLDWSFSPLVALHFATCDLSQMDRDAAVWCLNVPLIHSFLPSRLGDSLAALRANVFPIGTLEESFPKLDEFHRKEGDQDPFVLFFEPPSVDERIVNQVALFSLLSDVSKPLDVWLQNWTSKKRGLATKIIIPAAKKWEYRDRLDQLNITERVLFPGLDGLSDWLRRWYSPKR, via the coding sequence GTGAACGAAGTCGTTGCCGACACTTGGACCAAATTCAACACGGCGGTATTCAAGAACTCATTGGATAAATCGCTCGACCGGTACAGATCTCCCTATGTCTTCCGAGGGCTTTCAGACTCAAGTTTCCAGCTTCTCACGTCGCTGCAGCGCTTGAGGCATTCCAGAGAAACACTTGAAACCGTCGAGCAGGCGCTGCTGCGGAATTTCGAGAAGTATTCGAAGCGTGACGATTTGGGCTCCGAGTGGCGTCGAATCACCATTGGTCAGCACTTCGGGCTTCCGACCCGACTGCTGGATTGGAGTTTCTCCCCGTTGGTCGCCCTACATTTCGCGACATGCGATCTGTCCCAGATGGATCGGGACGCAGCGGTTTGGTGTCTCAATGTTCCGCTGATCCATAGCTTCCTTCCCTCTCGGCTTGGCGATTCCCTCGCAGCATTGCGGGCGAACGTGTTTCCAATTGGAACTTTGGAGGAATCATTTCCGAAGTTGGACGAGTTCCATCGAAAGGAAGGAGATCAAGATCCATTCGTGCTATTCTTCGAGCCTCCTTCGGTGGATGAGAGGATCGTCAATCAGGTCGCCCTATTCTCTCTCCTCTCGGACGTGTCCAAGCCACTTGATGTGTGGCTCCAGAACTGGACATCAAAAAAGCGGGGACTAGCCACAAAGATCATCATTCCGGCAGCCAAGAAGTGGGAGTATCGAGACCGACTCGACCAACTCAACATCACGGAGCGAGTCCTTTTCCCGGGACTCGACGGGCTCTCGGACTGGTTGCGTCGGTGGTATTCCCCAAAAAGGTGA
- a CDS encoding serine/threonine protein phosphatase — protein MRELKDGIRAEVRLDWTGRVHKRFRGTDADQRYATEVKVLKVLEERGCPYVPRLLEEHPEENYFVSTSCGETAGSISKERALQLFADLENHYGVRHLDAERRNITYDAKSGRFCIIDFELADILPDPANPPEPGTIPSE, from the coding sequence ATGAGGGAACTGAAAGATGGAATCCGCGCCGAGGTCCGGCTCGACTGGACCGGGCGCGTTCACAAGCGCTTCCGGGGGACCGACGCCGACCAGCGCTACGCGACCGAAGTCAAGGTGCTGAAGGTGCTGGAGGAACGCGGCTGCCCGTACGTCCCACGGCTGCTTGAAGAGCACCCGGAGGAGAACTACTTCGTCAGCACTTCTTGTGGCGAGACTGCTGGAAGCATCAGCAAGGAACGCGCGCTGCAACTCTTCGCCGATCTCGAGAACCACTACGGCGTGCGCCACCTCGATGCCGAGCGGCGCAACATCACCTACGACGCCAAGTCTGGCCGGTTCTGCATCATCGATTTCGAACTCGCCGACATCCTGCCGGACCCGGCCAACCCGCCGGAGCCCGGGACGATCCCTTCCGAGTGA
- a CDS encoding arylsulfatase, with protein sequence MRPLLLLLSLPVLATAKPNIIFMLSDDLAQGDVGAYGQELILTPTLDRMAKEGTLYQQAYSGTSVCAPSRSSLMTGLHMGHCPIRANREIQPEGQKPLPAETVTVAQLLKKEGYATACTGKWGMGMFDTTGSPFKKGFDRFFGYNCQRHAHSYFPKYIYDNDKRVPLDGKTYAQDLVQKAALDFIRDNKEGPFFLFYAMTLPHGRYEIDDQGIYKDKDWSEKEKNYAAMVTRLDHDLGEVLELLEELKIADNTLVITAGDNGSSFAPSSDIGKRFNQTMDGKLRGFKRGMYEGALRQAAVAWWPGKVPAGRDTDEPWAFWDFLPTAVELAGGKLPDGFETDGHSLVSFLEGGDAPERDYFYWELHEGRKPNAIQAIRFGDWKAVKNGSKAKVELYDLAKDPGEKNDLAGDKPDLVKKAVKLMAKARVDDPAWPMK encoded by the coding sequence ATGCGTCCGTTGCTTTTGCTCCTCAGCCTGCCCGTTCTCGCCACCGCCAAGCCGAACATCATTTTCATGCTCTCCGACGACCTCGCGCAGGGGGACGTCGGCGCCTATGGGCAGGAGCTGATCCTGACGCCGACCCTCGACCGGATGGCGAAGGAAGGGACGCTCTACCAGCAGGCCTACTCCGGCACGAGTGTCTGCGCGCCATCCCGCAGCTCTCTGATGACCGGCCTGCACATGGGGCATTGTCCGATCCGCGCCAATCGCGAGATCCAGCCGGAAGGCCAAAAGCCTCTGCCGGCCGAGACGGTGACGGTCGCGCAACTACTGAAGAAGGAAGGCTACGCGACCGCCTGCACCGGCAAGTGGGGGATGGGGATGTTCGACACCACCGGCAGCCCGTTCAAGAAGGGCTTCGACCGGTTCTTCGGATACAACTGCCAGCGTCACGCCCACAGCTATTTTCCGAAGTACATCTACGACAACGACAAGCGCGTGCCGCTCGATGGCAAGACCTATGCGCAGGACCTCGTCCAGAAGGCCGCCCTCGATTTCATCCGCGACAACAAGGAGGGACCGTTCTTCCTCTTCTACGCGATGACCCTGCCGCACGGCCGCTACGAGATCGACGACCAAGGGATCTACAAGGACAAGGACTGGAGCGAGAAGGAGAAGAACTACGCCGCGATGGTGACGCGCCTCGACCATGATCTCGGTGAAGTCCTCGAGTTGCTCGAGGAGCTGAAGATCGCCGACAACACGCTGGTGATCACGGCCGGTGATAACGGTTCGTCCTTCGCTCCGTCGTCGGACATCGGCAAGCGCTTCAACCAGACGATGGACGGCAAGCTGCGCGGCTTCAAACGCGGGATGTATGAGGGCGCGCTGCGTCAGGCCGCCGTGGCGTGGTGGCCGGGCAAGGTTCCGGCGGGCCGGGACACCGACGAGCCGTGGGCGTTCTGGGACTTCCTGCCGACGGCGGTCGAGCTGGCGGGCGGCAAGCTTCCCGACGGTTTCGAAACCGACGGCCACTCGCTGGTCTCGTTTCTCGAGGGCGGGGATGCACCTGAGCGCGACTACTTCTACTGGGAGCTCCACGAAGGCCGGAAGCCGAATGCCATCCAGGCAATCCGCTTCGGCGACTGGAAGGCGGTGAAGAACGGATCGAAGGCCAAGGTCGAACTCTACGATCTCGCCAAGGATCCCGGTGAAAAGAACGACCTCGCCGGGGACAAGCCGGACCTCGTGAAGAAGGCGGTCAAGCTGATGGCGAAGGCGCGGGTCGACGACCCGGCTTGGCCGATGAAGTGA
- the mgtE gene encoding magnesium transporter: MPDETITPPAEELVRALEAEDQSAILSIAGAMHYADLSQVYQELESERHEVFLKSIGPEIAADMIVQLPDSMIEEALDHFGPGQLKILFRELSDDDRVDILQAVGDEPRLRFLGLLGPEDEELTRSLLRYEHDTAGGRMTTRFGRIFASMTVKQAIDHLRRDQENTETLARLFVVDARGHLIGRVRLRDLAFNTWDTPIRDIMAEVGPEQRVLATADQEEAANLLLRYDLIVLPVVDEFDHLLGMITHDDAMEILQEESTEDIEKQAGIVGEQAEESYLQSTVLTHFKRRFVWLFGLALLAIASGYVMMRFEDTLMQVFLLSLYLPMVVASGGNTGGQASTMVIRAMSLGELGPGSASRVLWKELRLGAMLGLLLGLTIATITVLILPAFRPQLPEGVSYLLFGATVAAALSAQVVTSTCIGALLPIGARAIRLDPAAVAAPAITTLVDVSGMVIYFTVAQALLGL, encoded by the coding sequence ATGCCGGACGAAACCATCACCCCCCCTGCCGAAGAGCTCGTCCGGGCTCTCGAGGCCGAGGACCAGAGCGCGATCCTCTCGATCGCGGGGGCGATGCACTATGCCGACCTCTCGCAGGTCTATCAGGAGCTGGAAAGCGAACGGCATGAGGTTTTCCTGAAGTCGATCGGCCCCGAGATCGCGGCCGACATGATCGTCCAGCTCCCCGATTCGATGATCGAGGAGGCCCTTGACCACTTCGGCCCCGGCCAGCTGAAGATCCTCTTCCGCGAACTGTCCGACGATGACCGCGTCGACATCCTGCAGGCCGTCGGTGACGAGCCGCGGCTGCGGTTTCTCGGACTGCTCGGACCCGAAGACGAGGAACTGACCCGCAGCCTGTTGCGCTACGAGCACGACACCGCGGGCGGGCGGATGACGACCCGCTTCGGCCGGATCTTCGCCTCGATGACGGTCAAGCAGGCGATCGACCACCTGCGCCGCGACCAAGAGAACACCGAGACGCTCGCGCGGCTGTTTGTGGTCGATGCGCGCGGCCACCTGATCGGCCGCGTCCGGCTCCGCGATCTGGCCTTCAACACGTGGGACACCCCGATCCGAGACATCATGGCGGAGGTCGGACCCGAGCAGCGCGTGCTGGCGACCGCCGACCAGGAAGAAGCGGCCAACCTGTTGCTGCGCTACGACCTGATCGTGCTTCCGGTGGTTGACGAGTTCGACCACCTGCTCGGGATGATCACGCACGACGATGCGATGGAGATTCTCCAGGAGGAGAGCACCGAGGACATCGAGAAGCAGGCGGGTATCGTCGGCGAGCAGGCCGAGGAAAGCTACCTGCAAAGCACCGTGCTCACGCACTTCAAACGGCGCTTCGTCTGGCTGTTCGGCCTGGCTCTGTTGGCGATCGCGTCGGGCTACGTCATGATGCGTTTCGAGGACACGCTGATGCAGGTGTTCCTGCTCTCGCTTTATCTGCCGATGGTGGTCGCATCCGGCGGCAACACCGGCGGGCAGGCATCGACGATGGTCATCCGCGCGATGTCCCTCGGCGAGCTCGGGCCGGGCAGCGCGAGCCGGGTTTTGTGGAAGGAACTCCGGCTCGGTGCGATGCTCGGCCTGCTCCTCGGCCTGACCATCGCCACCATCACCGTGCTGATCCTACCGGCATTCCGGCCGCAGCTTCCGGAGGGCGTCAGCTATCTTCTCTTCGGCGCCACGGTGGCGGCAGCGCTTTCGGCCCAGGTCGTCACCTCGACCTGCATCGGCGCCCTGCTACCGATCGGCGCGCGGGCCATCCGGCTCGATCCCGCGGCCGTCGCCGCACCTGCCATCACAACCTTGGTGGACGTCTCCGGCATGGTCATTTACTTTACCGTCGCCCAAGCGCTGCTGGGGCTTTGA
- a CDS encoding sialate O-acetylesterase yields the protein MKPTILLSLLLALPVLGKPVKVFILAGQSNMEGKVQRKLIDHQATDPKTADLFKQLRKDDGWAVRDDVFIDYLGRHGGLTVGYGSGDRTGVELELGTVLGEYFDEPVLLIKTAWGGRSIQKPFRPPSAGLPDTAKLEEELKNAQEKVRKNNEKRKREDPLPTMEDIKKGYGADYRNMLENIQRVLDEKDSLFPELKGHEPELAGFVWFQGWNDQYGGAELEYESNMKHFILDVRKDLKSPELPFVIGVMGQNGSKEPKGAMLTIQEAQLAMEKVSEFKGNVKAVRTDVLVDKAAEALYPTWKDNFEEWEKTGSDHGYHYLGSAIWHVRMGKAFAEALLEMQP from the coding sequence ATGAAGCCCACCATTCTGCTCTCCCTTCTCCTCGCGCTTCCCGTCCTCGGGAAGCCGGTGAAGGTGTTCATCCTCGCCGGCCAGTCGAACATGGAAGGCAAGGTCCAACGGAAACTGATCGACCATCAGGCGACGGATCCGAAGACCGCCGACCTGTTCAAGCAACTCCGCAAGGATGACGGGTGGGCCGTGCGCGACGACGTTTTCATCGACTACCTAGGACGGCATGGCGGGCTGACCGTCGGCTACGGTTCGGGCGACCGTACGGGCGTCGAACTCGAACTCGGCACGGTGCTCGGCGAATATTTCGACGAACCCGTCCTGCTCATCAAGACGGCGTGGGGCGGACGCTCGATCCAGAAGCCGTTCCGTCCGCCGTCGGCCGGGCTACCGGACACCGCAAAGCTCGAAGAGGAACTCAAGAACGCCCAAGAGAAGGTCCGGAAGAACAACGAGAAGCGGAAGCGCGAGGATCCGCTTCCGACGATGGAAGACATCAAGAAGGGTTATGGCGCCGACTACCGCAACATGCTGGAGAACATCCAGCGGGTGCTCGACGAGAAGGACTCCCTGTTTCCCGAACTGAAGGGACACGAACCGGAACTCGCGGGCTTCGTCTGGTTCCAAGGGTGGAACGACCAGTACGGCGGTGCCGAGCTCGAGTATGAGTCGAACATGAAGCACTTCATCCTAGACGTCCGGAAGGACCTCAAGTCCCCCGAACTGCCGTTTGTGATCGGCGTGATGGGCCAGAACGGATCCAAGGAACCGAAGGGCGCGATGCTGACGATCCAAGAGGCCCAGCTCGCGATGGAGAAGGTTTCCGAATTCAAGGGCAACGTGAAGGCGGTCCGCACCGACGTGCTCGTCGACAAGGCCGCCGAGGCGCTCTACCCGACATGGAAAGACAACTTCGAGGAGTGGGAGAAGACCGGCTCCGACCACGGCTACCACTACCTCGGCAGCGCCATCTGGCACGTCCGCATGGGCAAGGCCTTCGCCGAGGCCTTGCTGGAAATGCAGCCGTAG